Sequence from the Segatella copri genome:
TCTTCAATGAAGATGCTTTCCGGGAAAACGTATTGGAAGGTCTGGCTTTTGTGGCAGAACATGACCGTTTCCTGACGATGGGTGTGAAACCAACCCGTCCTGAACCTGGATATGGATATATTCAGATGGGTGAAGCTATCGGCAACGGATTGTACAAGGTGCAGTCGTTTACAGAGAAACCGGAAAGAGAGTTTGCCAAGATTTTTGTAGAGAGTGGAGAGTTCTATTGGAATACGGGTTTATTCCTTTCTAATGTGAAGTATCTGCGTGAGTGTTTCTGCAAGATTCTGCCCCCTGTACTCCGTAATTACGATAAACAGTATCCCGAATTCAGTGTGGAGACAGAGAATGCATACATGAAAGAGAGCTTCTCTTCTTATCCTAATATATCAGTAGATTTCGGAGTGCTTGACAAACCTAGCAATGTCTATATGATGAAGTGTGACTTCGGCTGGGCTGATCTGGGTACCTGGCACAGTATCTACGAGGCGATGCAGAAGAGCAGCGATGACAACGTGGTTGTTGACAGCGATGTGATGATGGAGAATTGTCACAACAATGTAATCAAGTTGCCTAAAGGAAAGCTGGCTGTATTGAACGGACTGGATGGTTTCATAGTAGCCGAGAATGACAATGTATTGTTGATATGCAAGAAAGAAGATTCTTCTGCCCTGGTGCGTAAATATGTAAACGAGGTGCAGATGAAGAAAGGCGATGAGTTCGTCTAAGCAAGAGCTTATGAAATAAAGATATAAAAAGAGCTGCGAAGCATATTCGCAGCTCTTTTTATGTTTGAAACTTCTTGCATTTAAAGTTTCTTGAATTCTGTATAAATCTTATCAGCAATTTCCTTGAACTCTTCTTCTGTGAGTTTGAGATGCTCCTTGCGGAAGTTTACATCAGCTTCGCTGTTCATTGGGATGAGGTGGATATGGGCATGAGGAACCTCCAGACCCAAAACAACCTGCGCCACTTTCTTGCATGGGAAGGCTGCCTTGATAGCCTTGGCTACCTTCTTGGCGAAAACCTCAAACTCAGCCAGGTCTTTGTCTTCCATATCGAAGATGTAATCCACCTCCTTGCGGGGAATTACCAGAGTATGACCTTTGCCGATAGGGCTAATGTCGAGGAAAGCATAGAACTTGTCGCTTTCTGCACACTTGTAGCTAGGAATCTCTCCTGCTGCAATCTTTGAAAAAATGCTTGCCATAATCGCTAATCAATTTATAATTAATAATTTATAATTTACAATTCATATTATCTTATTCTCTTTTTGATGTCGTTGCATCGGCTACTTTCATTTTCTATAGAGTATATCGGGTAGGCTTACATATAACATAAAAGGAACCGTCATACGGGCATCGCTGCCGATATGATAGTTCCTTTTATTCCGTTTTATTCAAATGAAATCTTGTCGATGCGAAGGTTGATGGTGCCGCGAGGAATCTTGATTTCTGCAATCTCACCTACCTTCTTGTTGAGCAATCCCTGTGCAATAGGAGTCTTGATGGAAATCTTGCCTTCCTTCAAGTTTGCCTCGCTCTCGCTCACGATGGTATAAGTCATCTTTGCCTTGTTAGCCATGTTGGTCATCTCTACCTTCGACATAATCTGCACGCTGTCGGTGCTGAGCTGCTTGGTATCGATAATCTTGGCCTCGGCAATGGTGAGCTTCAGGCGATTGATCTTATCTTCCAGATGAGCCTGTGCCTCTTTAGCGGCATCATACTCAGAATTCTCACTTAAATCACCCTTGTCGCGGGCTTCAGCAATTGCGGCTGATGCCTTAGGGCGCTCTACAGATACGAGCTGTTTCAGCTCAGCTACGAGTTTGTCGTAGCCTTCTTGTGACATGTAAGCCATAATTTTCTTGTTGTTTTAATGTTATTAATAATCGGTTGGCAAGTAGCATAAAAAATAAAGAATTCCAGTGCCAGTGAAGCACCGGAATCCTATATCTGTATTTATGTCTCTTGTTTATCCTTTTGTGTATAATCCGAATGCAAAGATAGGACTTTATTTCCGTATTACCAAATTTTTTGGGGGAAAATTTAAAAATATCCTCCTTTTTCCTTCACATAGTTCATTAATTCGCTAAAAATCTGATTAT
This genomic interval carries:
- a CDS encoding HIT family protein, with the translated sequence MASIFSKIAAGEIPSYKCAESDKFYAFLDISPIGKGHTLVIPRKEVDYIFDMEDKDLAEFEVFAKKVAKAIKAAFPCKKVAQVVLGLEVPHAHIHLIPMNSEADVNFRKEHLKLTEEEFKEIADKIYTEFKKL
- a CDS encoding mannose-1-phosphate guanylyltransferase yields the protein MKSNGNNYCVILAGGKGRRLWPCSRSNYPKQFVDFFGVGRTQLQQTFDRMAKIVPADHIFINTNEEYVQLVKEQLPEVPAERILAEPIHRNTAPSMAWANHRISMLNPDACIIATPSDQAIFNEDAFRENVLEGLAFVAEHDRFLTMGVKPTRPEPGYGYIQMGEAIGNGLYKVQSFTEKPEREFAKIFVESGEFYWNTGLFLSNVKYLRECFCKILPPVLRNYDKQYPEFSVETENAYMKESFSSYPNISVDFGVLDKPSNVYMMKCDFGWADLGTWHSIYEAMQKSSDDNVVVDSDVMMENCHNNVIKLPKGKLAVLNGLDGFIVAENDNVLLICKKEDSSALVRKYVNEVQMKKGDEFV
- the greA gene encoding transcription elongation factor GreA — its product is MAYMSQEGYDKLVAELKQLVSVERPKASAAIAEARDKGDLSENSEYDAAKEAQAHLEDKINRLKLTIAEAKIIDTKQLSTDSVQIMSKVEMTNMANKAKMTYTIVSESEANLKEGKISIKTPIAQGLLNKKVGEIAEIKIPRGTINLRIDKISFE